The following proteins come from a genomic window of Maylandia zebra isolate NMK-2024a linkage group LG22, Mzebra_GT3a, whole genome shotgun sequence:
- the mgat1b gene encoding alpha-1,3-mannosyl-glycoprotein 2-beta-N-acetylglucosaminyltransferase b translates to MVRKKSSFILCGAFLFVAWNALLLLYLWGRPPMGHLGEGGGAEPGGKEEWGMVRGKGGQVNLAGEVIRLAEEVEIQLDTQKKLLKQIESHRAVWARQKEIGKKQTDNIKEVNQIVDQQQNNPVPLINDVYVGDQGEIKHTQRSVATVAAGSNIERHQATDVKEEVAEDNKVTASVSGPQVIIPILVIACDRVTVKRSLDKLIQYRPSQELYPIIVSQDCGHAETARVIGSYGEKVTHISQPDLSDIRVRPEHRKFQGYYKIARHYRWALNQVFHTFSQSTVVIVEDDLEVAPDFFEYFRALYPILRSDPTLWCVSAWNDNGRDALVDSSKADLLYRTDFFPGLGWMLLKEMWDELEPKWPSAFWDDWMRQPEQRNGRSCIRPEISRTITFGRKGVSLGQFFDQYLRYIKLNTEFVPFTKLDLSYLLKEKYEEKFKEVYSAPLVKIEDLQQGGSLRGPGPYRVQYSTRDSFKVFARNLGVMDDLKSGVPRTGYRGVVSFLYRGRRVFLAPPEGWSQYDTSWS, encoded by the exons ATGGTTCGCAAGAAAAGCTCTTTTATACTATGCGGTGCTTTCCTGTTTGTCGCCTGGAATGCTTTGCTTCTACTTTACCTTTGGGGTCGCCCTCCCATGGGCCACCTAGGAGAAGGCGGTGGAGCTGAACCAGGAGGAAAGGAGGAGTGGGGCATGGTCAGAGGTAAAGGAGGTCAAGTTAACCTTGCTGGGGAGGTCATCCGACTGGCCGAGGAGGTTGAAATTCAACTTGACACCCAGAAAAAGCTATTAAAGCAAATTGAAAGTCACAGGGCAGTGTGGGCTCGGCAGAAGGAGATTGGGAAAAAGCAAACTGATAATATCAAAGAAGTAAATCAGATTGTTGACCAGCAGCAGAATAATCCAGTTCCTCTCATAAATGATGTGTATGTTGGGGACCAAGgtgaaataaaacacacacagaggtctgTTGCTACAGTAGCTGCAGGCTCCAATATAGAACGGCATCAGGCCACTGATGTAAAGGAAGAGGTTGCTGAGGACAATAAAGTAACAGCTTCTGTTTCTGGTCCACAAGTCATCATTCCCATTCTGGTTATTGCCTGTGACAGAGTGACAGTAAAGCGGAGTCTTGACAAACTGATACAGTACCGCCCTTCTCAAGAACTGTATCCAATCATCGTCAGCCAAGACTGCGGCCATGCTGAGACGGCTCGTGTGATTGGCTCATACGGAGAAAAAGTAACGCACATAAGCCAACCAGACCTGTCGGACATCAGAGTCCGGCCAGAACACAGGAAGTTCCAGGGGTACTACAAAATCGCCCGACATTACCGCTGGGCACTCAACCAAGTATTTCACACATTCTCGCAGTCTACTGTGGTCATTGTGGAGGATGACTTGGAG GTCGCACCTGACTTCTTCGAGTATTTCCGAGCCCTGTATCCAATCTTGCGTTCTGACCCAACCCTGTGGTGCGTTTCTGCCTGGAACGATAATGGCAGAGACGCCTTGGTGGATTCGTCCAAAGCTGATCTCCTCTACAGGACAGACTTCTTCCCTGGTCTGGGCTGGATGCTGCTGAAAGAGATGTGGGATGAACTGGAGCCCAAATGGCCATCGGCCTTCTGGGACGACTGGATGCGTCAGCCGGAACAGCGCAACGGCCGCTCCTGCATTCGGCCAGAAATCTCTCGGACTATCACCTTTGGCCGGAAAGGTGTGAGCTTAGGTCAATTCTTTGACCAGTACCTTCGTTATATTAAGCTAAACACTGAATTTGTGCCTTTTACCAAACTGGATTTGTCTTATTTGCTAAAAGAGAAGTATGAGGAAAAGTTTAAAGAGGTTTATAGCGCCCCACTGGTAAAGATTGAGGATCTGCAACAAGGGGGCAGTTTAAGAGGACCTGGGCCGTACAGGGTGCAGTACTCCACCAGGGACAGTTTTAAAGTCTTTGCTCGAAATCTGGGAGTAATGGATGACTTAAAATCAGGAGTTCCTCGTACAGGTTATAGAGGTGTGGTCAGCTTCCTGTACCGTGGTCGAAGGGTGTTCTTAGCTCCACCAGAGGGCTGGTCGCAGTATGACACCAGCTGGAGCTGA